Part of the Deltaproteobacteria bacterium genome, ATATTGAATCGGGCGGGCCTGTTTCATCCGGAACGGTTGTGCAACAATCCGGCCTGAACCTTAGTCCGGCAACGATCCGGAACATCCTGGCGCTGCTCAATGAGCAGGGGTACCTGATGCAGCCCCATACCTCGGCCGGGCGGGTCCCGACGGATGTGGGATACCGGGCCTACGTGGACCACCTGATGGGCTGTTCGGGCCTTTCTGCGGAGGACGCATCCAGGATTGATCATCGCTATGGTCCTTCCGGAGAAGGAAAGGTGCTGGGGATGTTGCTGCAGGAAACTTCACAGATTCTTTCCGAATTCTCGCACTCCATCGGCTTGGTCCTGGCTCCGAAAATGACAGATGTCCGATACAACCATATGAAGTTCATCCGAATGGGAGACTGTGAAATTCTTGCCGTCCTGGTTTCTCAATCGGGGATTCTGCAAAGTCGGGTGATCCGTTCCGATGCAGGGTTGTCGCAGGAGGAACTGGACGAGATGACCCAGGTCCTCAACCGGGAACTTCGCGGCCTGACTTTGCTGGAGGCGCGCCGCAGGATTATTCGGAAGATGGAAAAGGATATGCATGTTTATCGGACGCTCCTGAAAAAGGTTTTTCTGATGTCCGAGATCAGCGAACCGGAATCATTGCAGAATCAGCTTTATCTTGAAGGAGCGCCCAGGCTTCTGGAACACCCTGAATTCGCAGAAAACATTGAGAAAATGAAAATTGTTTTTCAGGCCTTCACAAAGAAAACGAACCTGATCAAACTGCTTGACCGGAGTATGGATGCCGAGGGTGTCCTGGTCTATATCGGTTCGGAAAACCGTCATCGGATGTTGGAGGATTGTACGGTGGTGACGGCAACTTATAAATGTAATGGCCGTCCGATGGGAACACTCGGTGTCATTGGTCCCAAACGAATGGATTATTCCAGGGTCATTCCGGTGGTGGACTATACATCGAAACTTCTCAGCCGCTTTATCCATTGACAGGATCGCAAAGGAGCATACAGTAATATCCGTTCGGACGCGTCCCTCAAAAAGCGGATGCGATTCAAGGGAGAATGCAAAAAGATGTCGAAGCACAAGAGAAAGGATCAGAAAAACCGGACTCCGGGGCAGGATGTGGTCGACGAATCGAAGGTCGCATCCCCGGAAGAATCAGGAGGAGCGAAAGGGACGAAAATGCCGGAATTATCGGAAGAGAGCCCCGAACTCACTCAGGCAAGGCGGGAAGTCCGTGAAAACTATGACCGGTTCCTCCGTGTTGCCGCGGAATTTGAGAATTATAAAAAACGGGTGGAGAAAGAAAAGTCGGATCTGGTCAAGTACGCTAACGAAGGTCTGATCAAGGATCTTTTGGGGGTGATAGACAACCTGGAGCGGGCACTGGAGCAGGCGGAACAGAACGTTCAGGCGGAAAGCCTTGTGGAAGGGATCGGGATGATCCTGAAGCTGATGAAGGATACCCTCGGGAAACACGGCGTGACGGAGATTCATGCATTAGGGGAAACGTTTAATCCGAATCTTCACGAAGCCATGATGCACGAAGCGACGGATGAACATGCCGAGAATACGGTAATTGACGA contains:
- the grpE gene encoding nucleotide exchange factor GrpE, producing MSKHKRKDQKNRTPGQDVVDESKVASPEESGGAKGTKMPELSEESPELTQARREVRENYDRFLRVAAEFENYKKRVEKEKSDLVKYANEGLIKDLLGVIDNLERALEQAEQNVQAESLVEGIGMILKLMKDTLGKHGVTEIHALGETFNPNLHEAMMHEATDEHAENTVIDEFQKGYVLKDRLLRPSLVKVSKKSPDKADVGAAEE
- the hrcA gene encoding heat-inducible transcription repressor HrcA; its protein translation is MALNPRTEEVLFTLVRHYIESGGPVSSGTVVQQSGLNLSPATIRNILALLNEQGYLMQPHTSAGRVPTDVGYRAYVDHLMGCSGLSAEDASRIDHRYGPSGEGKVLGMLLQETSQILSEFSHSIGLVLAPKMTDVRYNHMKFIRMGDCEILAVLVSQSGILQSRVIRSDAGLSQEELDEMTQVLNRELRGLTLLEARRRIIRKMEKDMHVYRTLLKKVFLMSEISEPESLQNQLYLEGAPRLLEHPEFAENIEKMKIVFQAFTKKTNLIKLLDRSMDAEGVLVYIGSENRHRMLEDCTVVTATYKCNGRPMGTLGVIGPKRMDYSRVIPVVDYTSKLLSRFIH